In the genome of Octopus sinensis linkage group LG12, ASM634580v1, whole genome shotgun sequence, one region contains:
- the LOC115217878 gene encoding uncharacterized protein LOC115217878, with amino-acid sequence MANLVLPEPDFKSELEALPMMLQKELNFDRAALSDYVFVMHPILNDEQKNLDPAVGHCNGTRYLVLNLHNHRIEAEVVNGTHAEIRIMILRILLTTTEDYPFSFSRKQFPIKPAFGITSNKFQSQTLETVGIHLPTPMFSHGQFYVANSRVGSRNNIHILVLGTEYKSMKGICTRNVVYKEIL; translated from the exons ATGGCAAATCTTGTTCTTCCAGAGCCAGATTTTAAAAGTGAACTAGAGGCTCTGCCTATGATGCTGCAGAAAGAGCTAAATTTTGATAGAGCTGCTCTTTCTGACTATGTTTTCGTGATGCATCCAATACTAAATGATGAACAGAA AAACCTTGATCCAGCAGTAGGTCATTGCAACGGAACAAGATATTTAGTCTTGAATCTGCACAACCACCGTATTGAAGCAGAAGTGGTCAATGGGACACATGCTGAAATCCGAATAATGATACTACGAATTCTACTGACCACCACTGAAGACTACCCGTTCTCATTTTCCAGGAAGCAGTTTCCTATCAAGCCAGCTTTTGGAATAACATCAAACAAATTTCAGAGCCAGACCTTAGAAACAGTTGGAATTCACCTGCCAACACCTATGTTCAGCCATGGCCAGTTCTATGTTGCCAACAGCAGGGTTGGTTCTAggaataatattcatatattggtTTTGGGCACAGAGTACAAAAGTATGAAAGGAATCTGCACTCGTAACGTTGTCTATAAGGAAATTCTTTAA